The stretch of DNA GAACAGCGGCCGGTGGTGGCTATGAGCTCGCGCTCGCGACGGATTACATTATGATGGCGGATGACGGATATTCAGCCGTTTCCCTGCCAGAGGTGCCTTTGTTGGCGGTGTTGCCTGGTACCGGAGGCCTGACACGATTGGTGGATAAGCGCAAAGTGCGTCGGGATCTGGCAGATGTTTTCTGTACCGTGGAAGAGGGAGTACGAGGGCAGCGTGCGGTTGATTGGCGCTTGGTTGATGAAGTGCTACCTGGCTCGAAGTTTAATGATGCGGTACAAGCAAGAGCGCTGGAAATTGCGAGCACCTCTGATCGCCCAGAGAACGCAAAGGGTGTTTCATTGCCGCCACTGCAGCGTGAGATTGGTGAAAATACGATAGCTTATAATAATCTGACGGTGGAGTTTGATCGTGCCAATAGAGTCGCAACTATCACTCTGCTAGGGCCGAAAACTGCAGTGCCAGCAAGCTTAGATGAGGCGGTAGCACAAGGTGCTGATTTCTGGTGGTTGGCTTTATGTCGGGATTTGGATGAAGCGATTTTACATCTGCGGATCAACGAATTAGAAGTCGGCACACTAATTTTTAAAACCCAAGGCGATGCTGATGCGGTTGAAGCATACGACCAGTTTTTAGCGGAGCACCGGAGTAATTGGCTGATGCGAGAGGTTTCTCTGTACTGGCGTCGTACGCTAAAGCGTATCGACCTGACCTCCAGAACGCTATTTGCGATGATTGAACCCGGTAGTTGTTTTGTTGGCGTGCTTGCTGAACTACTGTTTTCTGTCGATCGTACTTACATGCTAGAAGGGCAGTTCGATAATGATGACCGAGCCGCTCCCGCAATACGTTTAACGCAGGCTAATTTCGGCCCCTATCCTATGTCTAATGGAATTACCCGGCTACAAACACGCTTCCTGGGTGAGCCCGAGTCGGTTGATGTGGCAAAGGCAGAGATTGGCCGAGATTTAGATTCTGACGCCGCTCAAGAATTAGGATTGATTACCTACAGCATGGATGCCATCGATTGGGATGACGAAACGCGTATGCTGATTGAAGAGCGCGCAAGCTTTTCGCCAGATTGCTTGACCGGTATGGAAGCAAACTTACGTTTTGCTGGTCCAGAAACCATGGAAACCAAAATTTTTGGCCGCCTGACTGCCTGGCAAAACTGGATATTTCAGCGTCCTAATGCGGTGGGTCAAACCGGCGCGTTACAGCTTTATGGCACTGGTGGCCGTCCTGAATATGATCTGAAAAGAGTTTAATAAGGGGATTTTGCAATGACTGAACAAACAAGTAACGACGCAATTGTTGAAGTTAACTACGACGAACTGATTCCAAATAACGTTGATCTGGCCAGTGACGCACGGTTAAAAAAAGCATTGGAAAGTTGGCAGCCAAAATATATCGATTGGTGGAATGA from Pseudomonadales bacterium encodes:
- the boxC gene encoding 2,3-epoxybenzoyl-CoA dihydrolase encodes the protein MIDFQTNPEKYKHWKLSFDGPVAHLTMDVDASQTLFEGYELKLNSYDLGVDIELYDAVQRLRFEHPEVRAVVMDSGKEKVFCAGANIRMLGGAAHAHKVNFCKFTNETRNSIEDASENSKQRYLCAVRGTAAGGGYELALATDYIMMADDGYSAVSLPEVPLLAVLPGTGGLTRLVDKRKVRRDLADVFCTVEEGVRGQRAVDWRLVDEVLPGSKFNDAVQARALEIASTSDRPENAKGVSLPPLQREIGENTIAYNNLTVEFDRANRVATITLLGPKTAVPASLDEAVAQGADFWWLALCRDLDEAILHLRINELEVGTLIFKTQGDADAVEAYDQFLAEHRSNWLMREVSLYWRRTLKRIDLTSRTLFAMIEPGSCFVGVLAELLFSVDRTYMLEGQFDNDDRAAPAIRLTQANFGPYPMSNGITRLQTRFLGEPESVDVAKAEIGRDLDSDAAQELGLITYSMDAIDWDDETRMLIEERASFSPDCLTGMEANLRFAGPETMETKIFGRLTAWQNWIFQRPNAVGQTGALQLYGTGGRPEYDLKRV